CGCTTTTTTAGTAGAAGCGCTAGGTCACGTAATCAGAATATCCAAAACCCCGAAAGTTGACTGTTCGGTACCGTACGTAACCCCTTATTTGATTGCAGGACGGGAATACAGGTCGATGATGGTAGTGACGGCTTCCGCGCACACCGAACAGAACTTGTCGCTGCGATCGAACATCAGGCATTGCATCTCGGGCCGGTAGTAACCGGTGGCTTCGTAGTTGGCGCCCTCGAATGCGCCTACGGTGTGCCGGTGCGGATCGCGCGAGAATAGCGCGTTGCTCTGCTCCAGGTCGCGATGAAACAGTGCGCTCATTTCCGACTCGGGCCGGTTGGCCGCCCGCAGCGCCGCACGCTCCTTTTGATATGCGCGCGACGCGGTTTCGTACGCTTCTTTCGGCCACGGCGTGGGCAGTGGCGTGCCGTCCTTGACGAACTTTTTCCATTTCAGTTTGGTAGGGTCGCGCAGCGCGGTGGCGTTGGGTTCCCACGGTTCTCGGCGGGCGCCACCGGTGGCGTAGGCCACGGGCGACGTGTAGTACTCGTCGGCCAGGCCGGCGAAGTGGTGGCCGAATTCGTGCACGAACAGATAATTGGCCCAGTCGTTGTTGGCCGCCGCCGTGCTGAACTGGCCGAAGATGCCGCCGCCACCATAGGTGTCGTTGTTGACCAGGATTTCGATGAACTCGTACGACGCGTTCTGCGCCAGCTCGCGCAGCGCGCGATTATCGAGCGTGAGCACGTAGCGCTCGCTGCCGAAGATGTCGTAGCGCGTGCCCAGCGGCGACGCATGGTGCACGCCGGTCGATGGCCGCGACACGCCCGATTCGGCCGTGGGCAGCGCCAGCGCCCACACGTTGAAGTCATGGGCGCGCTCCTTGAACGGCGAGACGCTGAACAAGTGGTCGGCCAGCTTGCGCGCGGTCGCTTCGAATTTTTTCATCTCGCCGGCGGTGTAGCCGTCGCCGAGGATCAACAGGTCCACCTTGTCCTTCGGTGCGCCGTTGACGCGGATGCCGATCGGTTTTACGGGCGCGGCGGCCTGCTTGCGCACCACGTCCATGGCATCGGTATCGACGCGCGTGGTCCACACCACCGAGAACGCGCCGCGCTCGTCGCGCTTCAGGATGCGCACGCGCACCGGCTTGTCGGGCTTGGGGAAGCGTACCGATTCCTGGAAGCCGCGACTGGTGTGGCTAGCCTCCTCGGTGCTGGCCCATTCGGCAAACACCGTGGAAAAGCCGCGCGAATACAGCAGCTCACCTGATTCGGCATCGACCACTTCCACCAGGTTGTTGCCGCGATTGGTGGCGTCGATGGTGCTGCGCATGTCGCCGGGCCACGGTAGCGGCTCGATCACCACGCGATCGACTGCGTATTGTTCGTTGAGGGCGTTGCCGCTGTGGACATAGTCGAGGCGGACGGTGGCCGGTTGTGCCGGTGATGCCGCAGCGTTGGCGGTGGTAGCGGTGTTGGTAGCGGCGGTAGCAGCAGTGAAACCGGCAGCGGCAATGCAGGCAGCGGCAAGCGCGCCGATCAGGTTGTTACGGGACATGCGGGCCTCGCGAAGGTCGAAACGACCATTCTAGTGCCTGTATCCCGCGCGGCCAATACCTGAATCAGTTGCGCTGCGCCGGCACGGGCCCGGGATCGAGCTGGCGGATATCGAGCCGCATATTCAGGATCGAATAGCTGTGCGTCTCGGGTTTTACATAGCCTACGCTGTCGGGCGTCTTGCGGAAGGTGAACTGGAACCC
This is a stretch of genomic DNA from Duganella zoogloeoides. It encodes these proteins:
- a CDS encoding IgA Peptidase M64, with the translated sequence MSRNNLIGALAAACIAAAGFTAATAATNTATTANAAASPAQPATVRLDYVHSGNALNEQYAVDRVVIEPLPWPGDMRSTIDATNRGNNLVEVVDAESGELLYSRGFSTVFAEWASTEEASHTSRGFQESVRFPKPDKPVRVRILKRDERGAFSVVWTTRVDTDAMDVVRKQAAAPVKPIGIRVNGAPKDKVDLLILGDGYTAGEMKKFEATARKLADHLFSVSPFKERAHDFNVWALALPTAESGVSRPSTGVHHASPLGTRYDIFGSERYVLTLDNRALRELAQNASYEFIEILVNNDTYGGGGIFGQFSTAAANNDWANYLFVHEFGHHFAGLADEYYTSPVAYATGGARREPWEPNATALRDPTKLKWKKFVKDGTPLPTPWPKEAYETASRAYQKERAALRAANRPESEMSALFHRDLEQSNALFSRDPHRHTVGAFEGANYEATGYYRPEMQCLMFDRSDKFCSVCAEAVTTIIDLYSRPAIK